In Primulina eburnea isolate SZY01 chromosome 14, ASM2296580v1, whole genome shotgun sequence, the following proteins share a genomic window:
- the LOC140812026 gene encoding ADP-ribosylation factor GTPase-activating protein AGD5-like isoform X1, with protein MNEKASVSKELNDKHRKVLEGLLKLPENRECADCKSKGPRWASVNLGVFICMQCSGIHRSLGVHISKVRSATLDTWLPEQVSFIQFMGNEKANSYWEAELPPNYDRVGIENFIRAKYEEKRWISKNGKPKSPPRKIEEKTSVQWQRPSDRSGYENVSHSGNLADKRKHVPAPVTKDNITAPRTPRGPEQIALSHVTEQVIPRTEPAEPTKPFTETVSPPKVDYATDLFNMLSLDGSVENSARVSGDDNTWDGFQSPASPSTTEKTGRTKLDDNMTQSPSGIEDLFTGSPSIIAGLVPGKPQKDAKTDIMSLFDKSNIVSPFSAQQQQLAMLAQQQSLLMAAVANASGGMPKATTGLHPALNGTNLPNQSWPNIGYHLPGMMMQMGNVGATHSVGNSFTPPIPSTYTVGLNASSNGSTPIRASSQITPPFSSSTSQTGKEYDFSSLTQGLFSKH; from the exons TGAGAAAGCGAGTGTCTCCAAGGAGCTCAATGACAAGCACCGAAAG GTTTTGGAAGGACTTCTTAAATTGCCAGAGAATAGGGAATGTGCTGATTGCAAAAGCAA AGGTCCTCGATGGGCAAGTGTGAACTTAGGCGTTTTTAtatgcatgcaatgctctgggATCCACAGAAGTCTTGGTGTTCACATCTCCAAG GTGAGATCTGCTACACTTGACACATGGCTTCCTGAACAGGTTTCATTTATTCAAT TCATGGGAAACGAGAAGGCAAACAGTTACTGGGAAGCAGAGTTGCCACCAAACTATGATAGAGTTGGGATCGAAAATTTTATTCGAGCGAA GTATGAAGAAAAGAGATGGATATCCAAAAATGGGAAACCAAAGTCACCACCTAGGAAAATAGAAGAAAAAACTTCTGTACAGTGGCAAAGACCAAGTGATAGAAGTGGCTATGAGAATGTTAGCCATTCTGGGAACTTAGCTGATAAGAGGAAACATGTTCCAGCGCCTGTTACAAAAGATAATATTACCGCTCCTAGAACTCCTAGAGGACCAGAACAA ATTGCTCTGTCTCATGTGACTGAACAAGTTATTCCGAGAACAGAACCAGCTGAACCTACAAAGCCTTTTACAGAAACTGTTTCTCCCCCTAAAGTTGATTATGCTACCGACCTTTTCAATATGCTTTCACTAGATGGTTCTGTTGAAAATTCTGCCAGGGTATCCGGGGATGATAATACATGGGATGGATTTCAAT CTCCTGCATCACCATCCACAACAGAAAAGACCGGCCGAACAAAACTTGATGATAACATGACCCAATCCCCTTCAGGAATTGAAGATCTTTTTACGGGTTCGCCGTCAATCATTGCTGGTTTAGTGCCAGGGAAACCTCAAAAAGATGCCAAAACGGACATAATGTCTCTTTTTGATAAG TCGAATATAGTTTCACCATTTTCTGCCCAGCAACAACAACTTGCTATGCTAGCTCAGCAACAATCTCTTCTAATGGCTGCTGTAGCCAATgcttctggtggaatgccaAAAGCTACAACTGGTTTGCATCCTGCACTGAATGGAACCAACTTGCCCAACCAAAGTTGGCCAAACATTGGCTATCATTTGCCTGGAATGATGATGCAG ATGGGAAACGTAGGAGCTACTCATTCGGTTGGTAACTCTTTTACTCCCCCAATACCCAG CACATATACTGTGGGACTCAATGCTTCTAGCAATGGCAGTACACCCATTAGAGCAAGCAGCCAGATAACGCCTCCATTTTCATCTTCAACTTCCCAAACAGGGAAAGAGTACGATTTTTCTTCTTTAACCCAAGGGTTGTTCTCAAAACATTAA
- the LOC140812026 gene encoding ADP-ribosylation factor GTPase-activating protein AGD5-like isoform X2: MGNEKANSYWEAELPPNYDRVGIENFIRAKYEEKRWISKNGKPKSPPRKIEEKTSVQWQRPSDRSGYENVSHSGNLADKRKHVPAPVTKDNITAPRTPRGPEQIALSHVTEQVIPRTEPAEPTKPFTETVSPPKVDYATDLFNMLSLDGSVENSARVSGDDNTWDGFQSPASPSTTEKTGRTKLDDNMTQSPSGIEDLFTGSPSIIAGLVPGKPQKDAKTDIMSLFDKSNIVSPFSAQQQQLAMLAQQQSLLMAAVANASGGMPKATTGLHPALNGTNLPNQSWPNIGYHLPGMMMQMGNVGATHSVGNSFTPPIPSTYTVGLNASSNGSTPIRASSQITPPFSSSTSQTGKEYDFSSLTQGLFSKH; this comes from the exons ATGGGAAACGAGAAGGCAAACAGTTACTGGGAAGCAGAGTTGCCACCAAACTATGATAGAGTTGGGATCGAAAATTTTATTCGAGCGAA GTATGAAGAAAAGAGATGGATATCCAAAAATGGGAAACCAAAGTCACCACCTAGGAAAATAGAAGAAAAAACTTCTGTACAGTGGCAAAGACCAAGTGATAGAAGTGGCTATGAGAATGTTAGCCATTCTGGGAACTTAGCTGATAAGAGGAAACATGTTCCAGCGCCTGTTACAAAAGATAATATTACCGCTCCTAGAACTCCTAGAGGACCAGAACAA ATTGCTCTGTCTCATGTGACTGAACAAGTTATTCCGAGAACAGAACCAGCTGAACCTACAAAGCCTTTTACAGAAACTGTTTCTCCCCCTAAAGTTGATTATGCTACCGACCTTTTCAATATGCTTTCACTAGATGGTTCTGTTGAAAATTCTGCCAGGGTATCCGGGGATGATAATACATGGGATGGATTTCAAT CTCCTGCATCACCATCCACAACAGAAAAGACCGGCCGAACAAAACTTGATGATAACATGACCCAATCCCCTTCAGGAATTGAAGATCTTTTTACGGGTTCGCCGTCAATCATTGCTGGTTTAGTGCCAGGGAAACCTCAAAAAGATGCCAAAACGGACATAATGTCTCTTTTTGATAAG TCGAATATAGTTTCACCATTTTCTGCCCAGCAACAACAACTTGCTATGCTAGCTCAGCAACAATCTCTTCTAATGGCTGCTGTAGCCAATgcttctggtggaatgccaAAAGCTACAACTGGTTTGCATCCTGCACTGAATGGAACCAACTTGCCCAACCAAAGTTGGCCAAACATTGGCTATCATTTGCCTGGAATGATGATGCAG ATGGGAAACGTAGGAGCTACTCATTCGGTTGGTAACTCTTTTACTCCCCCAATACCCAG CACATATACTGTGGGACTCAATGCTTCTAGCAATGGCAGTACACCCATTAGAGCAAGCAGCCAGATAACGCCTCCATTTTCATCTTCAACTTCCCAAACAGGGAAAGAGTACGATTTTTCTTCTTTAACCCAAGGGTTGTTCTCAAAACATTAA
- the LOC140812149 gene encoding uncharacterized protein, whose product MAMAMLSQISSNSILSFKRVLVSTIFLSAGIMLKFSAPAITDFAVYEVPSIYNGFVSWLRPPYLYLVINCIIISIVASSKLQSRKDDDEFLSTPSQPLDGMVHAQPQPVDVKGAVHGDEYEYNDVVLDDSSSYDVKVVENGVVGFDAHENLEAVAPSVVNATSSDSGIIFEDEPTSNKENEYVTTKSTRKDTKEYSAENVKSPASARFGNRRNLKASPEGGAKAVLRVSKPKKQDTLESTWKTITEGRAMPLTRHLRKNETWEKTNTPKVIMTKTETFNDRTNARSPLMTPSPGSGKLKKEPSLSQDELNRRVEAFIKKFNEDMRLQRQESLNQYEHMVNHGSC is encoded by the exons ATGGCTATGGCGATGCTGTCACAAATATCTAGCAACTCCATATTATCATTTAAACGTGTCTTAGTATCCACCATCTTTCTGTCAGCTGGGATTATGCTCAAATTTTCAGCTCCGGCAATAACGGATTTCGCCGTTTATGAAGTGCCGTCAATCTACAACGGATTCGTCTCCTGGCTCAGGCCTCCGTATCTGTACCTCGTTATCAACTGTATCATCATCTCCATCGTCGCATCCTCCAAGCTACAGTCCAGGAAGGACGACGACGAGTTTCTATCAACTCCTTCGCAGCCGTTAGATGGCATGGTTCACGCTCAACCACAGCCCGTGGACGTTAAAGGTGCTGTACATGGAGACGAGTACGAGTACAACGACGTCGTGTTGGACGACAGCAGCAGCTATGATGTGAAGGTGGTGGAGAACGGAGTAGTGGGATTTGACGCGCATGAAAACTTAGAAGCAGTGGCTCCATCAGTTGTAAATGCTACTAGCTCTGACAGTGGTATTATCTTTGAAGACGAACCTACAAGCAACAAAGAGAACGAGTATGTGACCACAAAATCCACACGTAAGGACACGAAGGAATATTCTGCAGAGAACGTGAAATCGCCGGCCTCGGCTAGGTTCGGTAACCGGAGAAATCTCAAAGCTAGTCCAGAAG GTGGTGCCAAAGCAGTGTTAAGAGTGTCGAAACCAAAGAAGCAGGACACACTGGAGAGCACCTGGAAAACAATAACAGAGGGCCGAGCGATGCCATTGACGAGGCACTTGAGAAAGAACGAAACCTGGGAGAAGACAAACACACCAAAGGTTATCATGACCAAAACCGAAACTTTCAACGACCGAACAAATGCCAGGAGCCCACTGATGACCCCATCACCGGGGTCAGGGAAGCTCAAGAAAGAACCATCATTGAGCCAGGATGAGTTGAATAGGCGTGTGGAGGCCTTCATCAAGAAGTTTAATGAGGACATGAGGCTGCAGCGGCAGGAGTCCTTGAACCAGTATGAGCACATGGTTAACCATGGCTCCTGCTAA
- the LOC140812270 gene encoding B3 domain-containing transcription factor VAL3-like, with product MSCFQCQQSSSNPDHFRNGWRLRSGASARLCLRCFSAYEEGRFCETFHSKDDGWRQCESCHKLIHCGCIVSFNNHFLTDSGGIICMECTRLNFLLARNRCVSLERGIRAGESHHEPSGKSLVEAQYCPQTDLEIQQVSEKYPLLKVSEKTCSEATTKTNLVQS from the exons ATGTCGTGTTTCCAATGCCAGCAGTCCAGCTCCAATCCCGACCATTTCAGGAACGGGTGGCGCCTCCGCAGCGGCGCCAGCGCTCGCCTCTGCCTGCGATGTTT TTCTGCATATGAGGAAGGAAGATTCTGTGAAACCTTTCATTCAAAAGATGATGGTTGGAGGCAGTGTGAGTCTTGTCACAAG TTAATTCATTGTGGGTGTATAGTATCATTCAATAATCATTTTCTGACGGATTCTGGAGGAATAATCTGTATGGAGTGCACTAGGTTAAATTTTTTATTG GCAAGAAATCGTTGTGTTTCTCTTGAGCGTGGGATAAGAGCTGGAGAATCTCATCATGAACCATCTGGGAAATCACTTGTCGAAGCCCAGTACTGTCCTCAGACAGATTTAGAAATACAACAGGTCTCCGAAAAGTATCCTCTTTTAAAGGTCTCCGAGAAAACATGCTCCGAAGCAACTACCAAAACTAATTTAGTTCAATCCTAA
- the LOC140812005 gene encoding uncharacterized protein codes for MGKNRNNKKKNGSEPMSMDDSFTNFSEAMDTSEAVAPKPSVSETFRKVKKGRPMKRSKNARKMQAVAKAISQIEKSEVKILKSESKTLRTDFAKRLYD; via the exons ATGGGGAAGAACAGAAACAACAAGAAGAAGAATGGTTCGGAGCCAATGTCTATGGATGATTCATTCACGAATTTTTCCGAAG CGATGGACACATCAGAAGCTGTGGCTCCCAAACCTTCTGTCAGTGAAACTTTTAG GAAGGTGAAAAAGGGAAGACCAATGAAGAGATCAAAGAATGCGCGGAAAATGCAGGCTGTGGCGAAAGCCATATCTCAAATTGAGAAGTCTGAGGTGAAGATTTTGAAGAGTGAAAGTAAGACATTGAGAACTGATTTTGCCAAAAGGCTGTACGACTAA
- the LOC140811588 gene encoding myosin-2-like, translating into MMSLSPNSLARSSLEEMLESLRRKDGNEKPKDMPPELPIRPKPTSRARLPSVKRPLPGSIEIVESNISLKKGGANGVRGNSFGAKKVKETEPEESPYVMVSSDEKELEVTLEERDDAKLTNSPPGSLPRFKECDWDGNLGYFIKKKLHVWCRPRNGHWESGKIQSTSGEKASVLLSDGSVMTVSTRELLPANPDILEGVDDLIQLSFLNEPSVLHNLQYRYDRDIIYSKAGPVLVAVNPFKDVPLYRNDFVTAYRQRLLDSPHVYAIAGTAYNEMMTDNINQSIIISGESGAGKTETAKIAMQYLAAVGGGTGGIESEILQTSCILEAFGNAKTSRNDNSSRFGKLIEIHFSALGKICGAKIQTFLLEKSRVVQLANGERSYHIFYQLCAGAPPDLRGRLKLKNACDYSYLSQSDCLEIQDINEVQKFHLLMVALDTVGICKADQEHAFEMLAAVLWLGNISFLVIDNDNHIEVIADEAVTSAASLMGCSTQDLLQAMSTRYIQAGKDKVSKRLTLQQAIDSRDALAKFIYAGLFDWLVEVINISLVSGKQHTGRSIGILDIYGFESFKKNSFEQFCINYANERLQQHFNRHLFKLEQEEYELDGIDWTKVDFEDNQKCLDLFEKKPIGLISLLDEESNFPKATDVTFATKLKQHLNNFHCFKGERGGSFSVRHYAGEVLYSTAEFLEKNRDTLHSEIIQLLLSCTAQLPQLFASTLLGQSQIPASSMVIQSGLVACQKQSVATKFKSQLFKLMQQLESTTPHFIRCIKPNNKKLPGLFEKDLVLEQLRCCGILEVVRISRSGYPTRMMHQEFSRRYGFLLVDDNACPDPLSTSIAVLQQFNILPETYQVGYTKLYFRAGQIGALEDVRKQVLQGTVEVQKCFRGHRARRYFHELKNAVVSLQSYVRGDIARKEYGVLLGLKRQIPDLKLNGQLMAVVQIQSVVRGRLVRKRCNHLKNMKQSNAVKRKPGKRTSEVKDLPPEMLPLVVEELQKRLLMAEATLGQRERENAALREQVQHFEAHWSEYEIKMKSVEEMWQKQMTSLQISLAAAKKSLGSGNPTGEPAKLNDSSPHLDSTDTFMGPQNPDASTPIRFADDGFYDKDTTGGYAVCPLVKEFEQRKQNFDEEAMEIIKVKSGHSTSVNSVEVLRRLKHRFDTWRKDYKVRLREAKGKLYRLGLVESEKHRKKWWGKKSIRF; encoded by the exons atgatgTCCTTGTCGCCTAATTCATTAGCTCGCAGCTCCTTGGAAGAAATGCTGGAATCGCTACGGCGAAAAGATGGAAATGAGAAGCCAAAAGATATGCCTCCAGAACTCCCCATACGGCCCAAGCCAACATCGCGGGCTCGTCTTCCCTCAGTGAAGCGGCCGCTGCCTGGAAGCATCGAAATTGTGGAATCCAACATCTCATTGAAGAAAGGAGGTGCCAATGGAGTTAGGGGAAATAGTTTTGGCGCTAAAAAGGTTAAAGAAACGGAACCGGAAGAATCTCCCTATGTCATGGTTTCATCAGACGAAAAGGAATTGGAGGTGACGTTGGAGGAGAGAGATGATGCCAAGCTCACGAATTCTCCCCCAGGATCTCTCCCGAGGTTTAAGGAATGCGATTGGGATGGCAATTTGGGGTATTTCATAAAAAAG AAACTGCATGTTTGGTGTCGACCACGTAATGGCCATTGGGAATCAGGAAAAATACAATCAACTTCAGGGGAGAAAGCTTCTGTTCTATTGTCAGATGGCAGT GTTATGACAGTTTCCACACGAGAGCTTTTACCTGCCAATCCAGACATTCTTGAGGGTGTTGATGATCTTATACAACTTAGTTTTCTGAACGAGCCTTCAGTTCTTCACAACCTACAgtacagatatgaccgagacATAATATAT AGTAAGGCAGGCCCTGTTTTAGTAGCAGTCAATCCTTTTAAAGATGTTCCACTCTATAGGAATGACTTCGTTACGGCTTATAGACAAAGGCTTTTGGACAGTCCTCATGTTTATGCTATTGCAGGCACAGCATACAATGAGATGATGACAG ATAATATAAATCAATCCATCATCATTAG TGGGGAGAGTGGTGCTGGGAAAACAGAAACTGCTAAGATAGCAATGCAATACTTGGCTGCTGTTGGTGGAGGCACTGGTGGGATAGAGTCGGAAATTCTGCAGACGAGCTGCATACTGGAGGCTTTTGGTAATGCAAAAACATCCAGGAATGACAACTCCAGCCGCTTT GGGAAGTTAATTGAAATACACTTCAGTGCTTTAGGAAAAATATGTGGTGCTAAAATACAGACAT TCCTCCTTGAAAAG TCAAGAGTTGTTCAGCTGGCAAACGGAGAGAGGTCATACCACATCTTCTACCAGCTTTGTGCCGGGGCTCCTCCTGATCTCCGAG gtAGGTTGAAGTTAAAAAATGCCTGTGACTATAGCTATCTAAGTCAGAGTGATTGCCTAGAGATCCAAGACATCAATGAAGTTCAGAAGTTTCATTTGCTTATG GTGGCCTTAGATACTGTCGGAATTTGCAAAGCAGATCAAGAGCATGCCTTTGAGATGCTTGCTGCAGTGCTATGGCTGGGAAACATATCATTTCTTGTGATTGACAATGATAACCATATAGAGGTTATTGCTGATGAAG CTGTAACCTCTGCAGCCAGCTTGATGGGCTGCAGTACACAGGACCTATTGCAAGCTATGTCAACTCGTTATATACAAGCTGGAAAGGATAAGGTCTCCAAAAGGCTGACATTGCAACAG GCAATTGATTCTAGAGATGCATTGGCAAAATTCATCTATGCTGGCTTGTTTGATTGGCTTGTAGAGGTTATCAATATATCACTGGTTAGTGGCAAACAGCATACCGGGAGATCAATTGGTATTCTAGATATCTATGGATTTGAATCATTCAAG AAAAATAGCTTCGAGCAGTTTTGCATAAATTATGCTAATGAGAGGCTCCAACAACACTTTAACCGGCATCTCTTCAAACTCGAGCAAGAG GAATATGAGTTAGATGGAATTGATTGGACAAAAGTAGATTTTGAAGACAACCAAAAATGTTTGGATCTCTTTGAGAAG AAACCTATTGGACTGATATCTTTATTGGATGAAGAATCAAATTTCCCCAAGGCTACAGATGTAACCTTTGCTACTAAGCTTAAGCAGCACTTAAATAATTTTCATTGCTTTAAAGGAGAAAGAGGTGGATCATTTAGTGTTCGCCATTATGCTGGAGAG GTACTTTATAGCACAGCCGAGTTCTTGGAGAAGAACAGGGATACATTGCATTCTGAAATCATTCAATTACTGTTGTCATGCACGGCCCAACTACCTCAGTTGTTTGCCTCTACACTGCTCGGACAATCCCAAATTCCAGCAAGTTCAATGGTAATACAGTCAGGGCTAGTTGCTTGTCAAAAGCAAAGTGTTGCCACAAAATTCAAG AGTCAGCTGTTTAAATTAATGCAGCAGCTCGAAAGCACAACACCACACTTCATTCGTTGTATAAAACCAAATAACAAGAAACTCCCTGGGCTGTTCGAAAAGGATCTCGTGTTAGAGCAGCTTAGATGCTGTGGCATTTTAGAAGTAGTTAGGATTTCGAGATCTGGGTATCCCACCCGGATGATGCATCAAGAATTTTCAAGGAG GTATGGATTTTTACTTGTGGATGATAATGCGTGTCCAGATCCATTGAGTACTTCCATTGCCGTTCTTCAGCAGTTCAATATTCTCCCAGAGACGTACCAAGTCggttatacaaaattatatttccGAGCTGGACAA ATTGGTGCCCTGGAAGATGTTAGAAAACAAGTTCTCCAAGGTACTGTGGAGGTACAAAAGTGCTTCCGAGGTCATCGTGCCCGTCGATACTTCCACGAACTTAAGAATGCTGTGGTATCATTGCAATCGT ATGTTCGCGGTGATATTGCAAGAAAGGAGTATGGTGTTTTACTTGGGTTGAAAAGGCAGATTCCTGACCTAAAGTTAAATGGGCAGTTGATGGCAGTAGTACAAATACAATCAG TGGTTCGTGGACGGTTGGTTCGAAAGCGTTGTAATCACCTTAAGAATATGAAACAGTCAAATGCTGTTAAGCGGAAACCAGGAAAGAGGACTTCCGAAGTTAAG GATCTGCCACCAGAAATGTTGCCTTTGGTTGTTGAAGAACTTCAAAAAAGATTGTTGATGGCTGAAGCGACACTTGGACAGAGGGAAAGAGAAAATGCAGCCCTGAGAGAGCAAGTACAACACTTTGAGGCACACTGGTCGGAGTATGAAATCAAGATGAAATCTGTGGAGGAGATGTGGCAAAAGCAAATGACATCTTTACAA ATTAGTTTGGCTGCAGCCAAAAAGAGTCTTGGCTCTGGCAATCCTACAGGTGAACCTGCGAAGCTCAATGATTCCTCACCACATTTAGATTCTACGGATACATTTATGGGACCTCAAAATCCAGATGCAAGCACACCTATCAGATTTGCTGATGATGGTTTCTATGACAAGGACACAACTGGCGGTTATGCTGTCTGCCCCCTCGTGAAGGAGTTCGAGCAAAGGAAACAAAATTTTGACGAGGAAGCCATGGAAATCATCAAGGTCAAGTCGGGGCATTCAACATCAGTAAATTCTGTAGAGGTACTACGGAGACTAAAACACCGGTTTGATACATGGAGAAAAGACTACAAAGTTCGGTTAAGGGAAGCAAAGGGCAAATTATACAGATTAGGACTGGTTGAATCTGAGAAACACAGAAAGAAATGGTGGGGAAAGAAAAGCATAAGATTTTAA
- the LOC140811648 gene encoding cyclic nucleotide-gated ion channel 4-like, whose amino-acid sequence MASPLRERLPHTYAGNDTDSYSEEEDDDEEVEEEVTDQEEEQDINPDGCKSFIGGRGRRHRGGWLWGNVLDSRARWVREWNKIFLLVSAAGLFVDPLFFYALSVSENCMCLFVDGWFAVTVTVIRTTTDALHLWNMWLQLKMNRRTTGVSPESWLRDVDSTTTRSIESKYLKVKTGFFLDLLVVIPLPQILMWVVIPKMLDKGSTTVVMTVLLVTFISQYVPKIYHSVCLLRRMQNLSGYIFGTVWWGIALNMIAYFVASHAVGACWYLLGIQRAAKCLKEQCMVTMDCNLRMMACQQPIYYGTTNLITDRARFIWGENNNARSTCLGNYDNLAYGAYKWTVQLITNENRLEKIMFPIFWGLMTLSTFGNLESTTDWVELVFIIIVLTTGLILVTMLIGNIKVFLNATTSKKQSMQLKMRNIEWWMRKRRLPLSFRQRVRNYERQRWAAMRGVDECEMTRNLPEGLRRDIKYHLCLDLVRQVPLFQHMDNLVLENICDRVKSLIFTKGETITREGDPVQRMVFIVRGHLQSSQVLRDGLKSCCMLGPGNFSGDELLSWCLRRPFIERLPPSSSTLVTLETTEAFGLEAEDVKYVTQHFRYTFVNEKVKRSARYYSPGWRTWAAVAIQLAWRRYKHRLTLTSLSFIRPRRPLSRSTSLSEDRLRLYTALLTSPKPNKDDFDF is encoded by the exons ATGGCGAGTCCTCTGCGAGAACGGCTTCCCCATACTTACGCTGGTAACGACACTGATTCTTATTCCGAAGAAGAGGATGACGATGaagaggtggaggaggaggtaACGGACCAAGAGGAGGAGCAAGACATCAATCCAGACGGTTGCAAAAGCTTTATCGGTGGTCGTGGGCGGCGACACCGTGGGGGGTGGCTCTGGGGCAACGTTTTGGACTCTAGGGCAAGATGGGTTCGAGAGTGGAACAAAATATTCCTACTGGTTTCAGCCGCTGGCTTGTTCGTGGATCCGCTTTTCTTCTACGCCCTTTCAGTAAGCGAGAACTGCATGTGCCTCTTTGTTGACGGGTGGTTCGCTGTCACGGTCACCGTTATCCGTACCACAACCGACGCCTTGCACTTGTGGAACATGTGGCTGCAGCTAAAGATGAACCGCCGCACCACCGGGGTCAGCCCCGAGAGCTGGTTGCGTGATGTTGACTCCACCACCACTCGATCCATCGAGTCTAAATATTTGAAGGTTAAAACGGGTTTCTTCCTGGATCTATTGGTCGTCATTCCATTGCCCCAG ATTTTAATGTGGGTGGTGATCCCCAAGATGTTGGATAAAGGGTCAACAACGGTGGTGATGACTGTATTATTAGTAACATTTATCTCCCAATATGTGCCTAAAATCTACCATTCGGTTTGCTTGTTGCGACGCATGCAGAATCTGTCGGGCTACATTTTCGGAACTGTTTGGTGGGGCATTGCTCTCAACATGATTGCGTATTTTGTGGCATCTCAT GCTGTGGGAGCATGCTGGTACTTGCTAGGCATACAAAGGGCCGCAAAGTGCTTGAAGGAGCAATGCATGGTTACGATGGACTGCAACCTCAGAATGATGGCTTGCCAGCAACCCATTTATTATGGAACAACAAATTTAATAACAGATCGAGCACGGTTTATATGGGGCGAAAACAATAATGCAAGATCCACATGCCTCGGAAATTACGACAATTTGGCCTATGGAGCTTATAAATGGACGGTTCAGCTCATTACAAATGAGAATCGTTTGGAGAAGATAATGTTTCCAATCTTCTGGGGCCTCATGACTCTCAG TACATTTGGGAATTTGGAGAGCACTACGGATTGGGTAGAACTTGTTTTTATCATCATTGTGCTGACCACCGGACTGATTCTGGTCACAATGTTGATCGGTAACATCAAG GTGTTCCTGAATGCGACTACGTCAAAGAAACAATCAATGCAGCTGAAGATGAGAAACATAGAGTGGTGGATGAGAAAGAGACGATTACCACTGTCGTTTAGGCAAAGGGTGAGGAACTACGAAAGGCAACGTTGGGCAGCAATGCGAGGAGTAGATGAATGTGAGATGACTCGAAATCTGCCTGAAGGACTACGGAGAGATATCAAGTATCATCTGTGTTTAGATTTAGTTCGAcag GTGCCTTTGTTCCAGCACATGGATAACTTGGTCCTGGAGAATATCTGTGATCGGGTCAAGTCCCTCATATTCACGAAAGGAGAAACT ATAACACGAGAAGGAGATCCAGTTCAAAGGATGGTATTCATAGTAAGAGGCCATCTCCAAAGCAGCCAAGTTCTGCGCGACGGCCTAAAGAGTTGCTGCATGCTAGGTCCCGGAAACTTCAGTGGAGATGAGCTCCTCTCATGGTGTCTTCGAAGGCCCTTTATCGAAAGGCTTCCACCATCTTCATCTACGCTCGTGACTCTCGAAACAACAGAAGCTTTTGGGCTCGAAGCCGAAGATGTCAAGTATGTGACCCAGCATTTTCGGTACACATTTGTGAATGAAAAAGTAAAGAGAAGTGCTCGTTACTACTCTCCTGGATGGAGAACATGGGCAGCTGTGGCCATTCAGTTGGCGTGGAGGAGATATAAGCATCGACTGACGCTTACATCTCTTTCGTTTATTAGGCCGAGGAGGCCATTGTCTAGGAGCACTTCGCTTAGCGAGGACAGGCTCAGGCTTTACACGGCGCTGTTGACCTCGCCCAAGCCCAATAAGGatgattttgatttttga
- the LOC140813316 gene encoding uncharacterized protein, producing the protein MARRLFSCFGKTATASRHDDNVTADLTTEEQRRGGPVVVELFTSQGCATSPEAELLISRLGRGDFNLDVPLILLSYHVDYWDYLGWRDPFGSSQWTIRQKAYVETLNLDTMFTPQVVIQGRVQCVGNDSEALISAIVEAPRVSAPTFQATFQKPALDSLIVSLTGSLKTKADQQGVNIMVALYECSLVTDCPKGPNKGRVLTNDYVVRRLEKVCSVKDVAAKKTISGTVNFPLWEGFSESKCGVAVFVESASHQICGSQKFQLPKNI; encoded by the exons ATGGCGCGCCGTCTCTTCAGCTGTTTCGGGAAAACCGCCACAGCCTCTCGTCACGATGACAACGTGACGGCAGATCTAACGACGGAGGAGCAGCGGAGAGGTGGCCCCGTGGTGGTCGAGCTCTTCACATCACAGGGATGCGCCACATCTCCGGAGGCGGAGCTGCTCATTTCACGGCTCGGGAGGGGCGATTTCAACCTAGATGTGCCCTTGATATTGTTGTCCTACCATGTAGATTACTGGGATTACTTGGGTTGGAGAGATCCATTCGGGTCTAGCCAGTGGACCATCAGGCAAAAGGCCTACGTCGAGACCCTTAATCTGGATACCATGTTCACACCCCAAGTCGTGATCCAGGGAAGGGTTCAATGTGTGGGTAATGATTCAGAAGCGCTGATATCCGCCATTGTAGAGGCACCCCGAGTATCTGCTCCCACGTTCCAG GCTACGTTCCAGAAGCCAGCATTGGATTCATTAATAGTTTCGTTGACAGGATCTCTAAAGACAAAAGCGGATCAGCAAGGTGTCAATATTATGGTTGCTTTGTATGAATGCAGCTTGGTGACAGATTGTCCCAAGGGGCCCAACAAAGGCCGAGTTTTGACCAATGATTACGTGGTTCGGAGGCTGGAGAAGGTCTGCTCTGTCAAGGACGTCGCCGCAAAGAAAACTATCTCCGGAACTGTCAATTTTCCCCTGTGGGAAGGTTTCAGTGAATCCAAATGTGGGGTAGCTGTCTTCGTGGAAAGTGCGTCTCATCAAATCTGTGGTTCCCAGAAATTTCAGTTGCCGAAGAACATATGA